A window from Deltaproteobacteria bacterium PRO3 encodes these proteins:
- the gatC gene encoding Asp-tRNA(Asn)/Glu-tRNA(Gln) amidotransferase subunit GatC, translating into MMITRETVEKIAKLARLQLSESDLEKYTGQLNNILGHIEKLNELDTRDIEATTHAVEVPNPLRDDAVKVSTVIEQVLEISPDHEEHFFRVPKVI; encoded by the coding sequence ATCATGATCACCCGCGAAACGGTCGAAAAAATCGCCAAGCTCGCCCGGCTTCAGCTCTCCGAGAGCGACCTCGAAAAATACACCGGCCAGCTCAACAACATCCTGGGCCACATCGAGAAGCTCAACGAACTCGACACTCGGGACATCGAGGCCACCACCCATGCGGTCGAGGTGCCCAATCCCCTGCGCGACGACGCGGTGAAGGTCAGCACGGTGATCGAGCAAGTCCTCGAGATCTCGCCCGACCACGAAGAGCACTTCTTCCGCGTCCCGAAGGTAATCTAA
- the gatA gene encoding Asp-tRNA(Asn)/Glu-tRNA(Gln) amidotransferase subunit GatA, which translates to MELHHLTLAEAAEKLRKKEVSSLELTQATLKRIEAVDPKVESYLTVTPETALAQAKATDQKLSQGETLAPLAGIPFALKDIFLTRGIKTTCASKILHNFIPPYTATSAQRLLDQGIALTGKLNMDEFAMGSSTETSAFKKTKNPWDLTRTPGGSSGGSAAAVAAGLCYGTLGTDTGGSIRQPAALTGIVGLKPTYGRVSRFGVIAFASSLDQVGPMTKDVRDCAIVLNAIAGHDPRDSTSFDAPVPDYTQSLKKDCKGLKIGVPKEYFIAGTDPEIDAALKQALQTYRELGAEIHEVSLPHTEYAVPTYYILAPAEASSNLARFDGIRYGHRAKEAQGVEDTYRRSRSEGFGPEVQRRILLGTFVLSAGYYDAYYGQGMKVRRIIRDNTLETLAGLDLLLTPTCPSTAFLKGQISDPVTMYLQDIFTVQANLAGIPALSIPAGQHSNGMPFGIQLMAKPFEDERLLAAARRLFPC; encoded by the coding sequence ATGGAACTCCACCACCTCACGCTGGCCGAGGCGGCCGAAAAGCTGCGCAAGAAGGAGGTCTCCTCCCTCGAGCTGACCCAGGCCACCTTAAAGCGCATCGAGGCCGTCGATCCCAAGGTCGAGTCCTATTTGACCGTCACCCCCGAGACCGCCCTCGCCCAGGCCAAGGCGACCGACCAAAAACTGAGCCAAGGCGAAACCCTGGCGCCGCTCGCGGGGATTCCCTTCGCCTTGAAGGACATCTTCCTCACACGGGGCATCAAGACCACCTGCGCCTCGAAGATCCTGCATAATTTCATCCCGCCCTACACCGCGACCTCGGCGCAGAGGCTGCTCGACCAGGGCATCGCCTTGACCGGCAAGCTCAACATGGACGAGTTCGCGATGGGCTCCTCGACCGAGACCTCGGCCTTCAAGAAGACCAAAAATCCCTGGGACCTGACCCGCACGCCGGGCGGCAGCAGCGGCGGCTCGGCGGCCGCGGTGGCCGCGGGCCTTTGCTACGGCACCCTGGGCACCGACACCGGCGGTTCGATCCGCCAGCCCGCCGCCCTGACCGGCATCGTGGGGCTCAAGCCCACCTACGGGCGCGTCAGCCGCTTCGGCGTCATCGCCTTCGCCTCTTCCCTCGACCAAGTCGGACCCATGACGAAGGACGTCCGCGACTGCGCGATCGTCCTCAACGCGATCGCCGGCCACGACCCGCGCGACTCGACCTCCTTCGACGCGCCGGTGCCCGACTACACACAGTCCCTGAAGAAGGATTGCAAGGGGCTCAAGATCGGCGTCCCCAAAGAATACTTCATCGCCGGCACCGACCCCGAGATCGACGCCGCGCTGAAGCAGGCCCTCCAGACCTACCGCGAGCTGGGCGCCGAGATCCACGAGGTCTCGCTGCCGCACACCGAGTATGCGGTGCCGACCTATTATATTCTGGCCCCCGCCGAGGCCAGCAGCAACCTGGCCCGCTTTGACGGCATTCGCTACGGTCACCGTGCCAAGGAGGCACAAGGTGTGGAGGATACCTACCGCCGGAGCCGCTCGGAAGGTTTCGGCCCGGAGGTGCAACGGCGCATCCTGCTGGGCACCTTCGTGCTCAGTGCCGGTTACTACGATGCCTACTATGGCCAAGGGATGAAGGTGCGGCGCATCATCCGGGACAACACCTTGGAAACCTTGGCCGGGCTGGACCTGCTGCTTACCCCCACCTGTCCGTCCACCGCCTTCCTCAAGGGGCAGATCAGCGACCCGGTGACCATGTACCTCCAGGACATTTTCACCGTGCAGGCCAACCTGGCCGGAATCCCGGCCCTTTCCATCCCGGCTGGCCAGCACTCCAATGGCATGCCGTTCGGTATCCAGTTGATGGCCAAGCCGTTTGAGGATGAACGCTTGCTGGCTGCCGCCCGCAGGCTTTTTCCGTGCTGA
- a CDS encoding DUF348 domain-containing protein: MPRPPLSLRLKTPFGLSLLIFIAASLIASCRSPQLNSDITIRIIADGQEKEATVPSGLTVSLALEEAGVPVGALDKTDPPLYTVLNDGDIVKLIRVEEIFETEEVVIPFERQIVRNETLPEGETRLVQAGENGLEEVTYRTILEDKVEVSRTIVKSVLVAEALPEIVMVGSQASFVPLNIPGTLAYLAGGNAWIMEGSTANRRAIVSTGDLDGRIFTLSPNGEYLVFYAHSSRMLPAGANDRSLTHGRSGPGSAGGISTEKACGRQPASVHPQTAWPSTGYRTACHWSAGQPGWKGPGFRPGWPAR; the protein is encoded by the coding sequence ATGCCCCGCCCACCCCTTTCGCTTCGGCTCAAGACTCCATTCGGCTTGAGTCTGCTTATTTTTATTGCCGCTTCGCTGATCGCTTCCTGCCGCTCCCCGCAATTGAACAGCGACATCACCATACGCATCATCGCGGATGGACAGGAAAAAGAGGCAACGGTTCCCTCCGGTTTGACAGTATCACTTGCGCTGGAGGAAGCCGGCGTCCCGGTTGGCGCGCTCGATAAAACCGACCCCCCCCTTTATACCGTCCTCAACGACGGCGATATTGTCAAATTGATCCGGGTGGAGGAAATTTTCGAGACCGAGGAAGTGGTCATTCCATTCGAGCGGCAGATCGTCCGCAATGAAACCCTGCCCGAAGGCGAAACGCGCCTGGTTCAGGCAGGCGAAAATGGTCTGGAAGAAGTCACGTACCGAACGATCCTCGAAGACAAGGTCGAGGTCAGCAGGACAATCGTCAAGTCCGTTCTCGTGGCAGAGGCTTTGCCCGAGATCGTGATGGTCGGCTCCCAGGCATCCTTTGTGCCGTTGAACATTCCCGGCACACTCGCCTATCTTGCCGGCGGCAACGCGTGGATCATGGAAGGCTCGACAGCCAACCGCCGCGCGATCGTCAGCACGGGCGACCTTGACGGGCGCATTTTTACATTATCGCCCAACGGCGAATATCTCGTCTTTTACGCGCATTCTTCCCGAATGTTGCCCGCGGGGGCCAACGATCGATCGTTGACACACGGACGATCGGGTCCTGGATCCGCCGGGGGGATCAGCACGGAAAAAGCCTGCGGGCGGCAGCCAGCAAGCGTTCATCCTCAAACGGCTTGGCCATCAACTGGATACCGAACGGCATGCCATTGGAGTGCTGGCCAGCCGGGATGGAAAGGGCCGGGATTCCGGCCAGGTTGGCCTGCACGGTGA